The following coding sequences lie in one Rutidosis leptorrhynchoides isolate AG116_Rl617_1_P2 chromosome 6, CSIRO_AGI_Rlap_v1, whole genome shotgun sequence genomic window:
- the LOC139852334 gene encoding protein neprosin-like — protein MKMAHAHICRSRKRIGFKGVFLFIFFFLDLALLSCAGRIPPASRQKFQVHKHLKRLNKRPVKTIQSPDGDIIDCVHISHQPAFDHPFLKDHKIQMRPNYHPEGLYDENKMNTESNERGNTIHQLWHVNGMCPEDTIPIRRTKEDDVLRASSVKTYGKKKHRSTPVPKSADPDIDNESGHQHAIVYVEGDKYYGAKATMNVWEPKIQQSNEFSLSQIWILGGSFGQDLNSIEAGWQVSPDLYGDNNTRLFTYWTSDAYQATGCYNLLCSGFIQINNNIAMGASISPVSAFRNSQYDISILIWKDQKEGNWWMQFGNGYVLGYWPSFLFSYLADSASMIEWGGEVVNSEPDGQHTSTQMGSGRFPEEGFGKSSYFRNIQVVDKENNLKTPKDLGTFTEQSNCYDVQTGSNSDWGHYFYYGGPGKNPNCP, from the exons ATGAAAATGGCACATGCGCACATTTGCAGAAGCAGGAAGAGGATAGGGTTTAAGGGTGTTTTCTTGTTCATTTTCTTCTTCTTGGATCTAGCTTTGCTATCTTGCGCAGGTAGAATACCACCAGCTTCTAGGcagaagtttcaagttcataaacacTTAAAGCGCCTCAATAAACGCCCTGTTAAAACCATTCAG AGTCCAGATGGGGATATCATTGATTGTGTACACATCTCTCACCAGCCAGCTTTTGATCATCCATTTCTCAAAGACCATAAAATTCAG ATGAGGCCTAACTATCATCCAGAGGGTCTTTATGATGAGAACAAGATGAACACAGAATCTAATGAAAGAGGAAACACAATCCACCAGTTGTGGCACGTGAATGGCATGTGCCCTGAAGATACAATACCAATAAGGAGAACAAAAGAAGATGATGTTTTGAGAGCAAGTTCTGTTAAAACATATGGAAAGAAGAAGCATAGAAGCACTCCTGTGCCTAAATCTGCAGATCCTGATATTGACAATGAAAGTGGTCATCAG CATGCAATAGTTTATGTGGAAGGAGACAAATACTATGGAGCGAAGGCAACCATGAACGTATGGGAACCGAAAATACAGCAATCGAACGAATTTAGTTTGTCACAAATTTGGATTTTAGGAGGTTCATTTGGCCAAGATCTTAACAGCATTGAAGCAGGATGGCAG gtCAGTCCTGATCTTTATGGTGACAACAACACAAGACTGTTCACCTACTGGACT AGTGATGCATATCAAGCTACTGGTTGCTACAATTTATTGTGCTCTGGTTTTATTCAAATCAACAATAACATAGCAATGGGTGCCAGCATATCACCTGTTTCAGCATTTAGGAATTCACAGTATGATATCAGTATACTTATTTGGAAG GACCAAAAGGAGGGCAATTGGTGGATGCAATTTGGGAATGGATACGTTTTAGGGTATTGGCCATCGTTCTTGTTTTCATACTTGGCTGACAGTGCTTCGATGATTGAATGGGGTGGTGAAGTGGTCAACTCTGAGCCCGATGGTCAGCACACGTCGACCCAAATGGGCAGCGGGCGGTTCCCGGAAGAAGGATTTGGAAAATCAAGTTATTTCAGAAATATTCAAGTTGTTGATAAAGAAAACAATCTCAAAACTCCAAAAGATCTTGGCACATTCACTGAACAATCCAATTGTTATGATGTACAAACTGGTAGCAATAGTGATTGGGGTCACTACTTTTACTATGGAGGACCTGGAAAAAACCCAAATTGCCCCTGA